A genomic window from Cytobacillus suaedae includes:
- a CDS encoding sugar kinase — MNNIDVFTFGETMVLFQAEQMLPLEYVHTFPKLIGGAESNVAIGLARLGHSVGWFSKLGDDPFGRYIHKFVRGEGVDTSSCLFTEKAQTGLLFKERLSPEDVNVYYYRKNSAASLMEPADLNEDYISQAKILHITGITPALSESCYQTVMAAIEIAKKHTMKIVFDPNLRLKLWSAERAKEVFNEIASYADVILPGLDEGQFMTGKTGIEDVAAALMGEQDKTIIIKLGSKGAYLHTKHEKAYIEGFPVERIVDPVGAGDGFAGGILSGLLRNDPLPLVVKRANAIGAIVVGISGDVEGLPTLPVVERFMEPASGSRDVKR, encoded by the coding sequence ATGAATAACATCGATGTTTTTACGTTCGGTGAAACGATGGTTCTTTTTCAAGCAGAGCAAATGCTTCCGCTTGAATATGTTCACACCTTTCCAAAGCTAATAGGCGGTGCCGAATCAAATGTGGCGATCGGTTTAGCTAGGCTAGGTCATTCTGTTGGGTGGTTTAGTAAGCTTGGCGATGATCCATTTGGTCGATATATTCATAAATTTGTTCGTGGGGAAGGTGTGGATACATCTTCCTGTCTTTTTACCGAAAAAGCGCAAACCGGCCTGCTTTTTAAGGAAAGGTTATCACCAGAAGATGTTAATGTGTATTACTATCGAAAAAATTCAGCGGCAAGCTTAATGGAGCCGGCTGATTTAAATGAAGACTACATATCACAAGCAAAAATACTTCATATAACAGGAATCACTCCTGCCTTAAGTGAATCTTGCTATCAAACAGTAATGGCTGCAATAGAAATAGCAAAGAAGCATACTATGAAAATTGTCTTCGATCCGAACTTACGTTTAAAACTATGGTCTGCTGAAAGAGCAAAAGAAGTTTTCAATGAAATTGCGTCTTATGCAGATGTTATTTTGCCAGGACTTGATGAAGGTCAGTTTATGACTGGTAAAACCGGGATAGAAGATGTAGCTGCTGCGTTAATGGGTGAACAGGATAAAACGATTATTATAAAGCTTGGTAGTAAGGGTGCTTATTTGCACACTAAACATGAGAAAGCATACATTGAAGGCTTTCCTGTTGAACGTATTGTTGATCCAGTTGGAGCAGGTGACGGATTCGCCGGAGGCATCCTTAGTGGACTTTTACGAAATGATCCATTACCACTCGTTGTCAAAAGAGCAAATGCCATTGGTGCTATTGTTGTTGGGATAAGTGGAGATGTAGAGGGATTACCAACACTACCTGTTGTTGAGAGATTTATGGAACCAGCTTCAGGTTCGCGTGATGTAAAACGATAA
- a CDS encoding gluconokinase, with amino-acid sequence MSKSIVIGLDIGTTSVKAVAFTRNGVAIAEQEVEYPLHTPHPSWAEQDPLVIEKATIEVFRSLIDSHSIDTSQLYAIGLSSAMHSLICMDKNGEPLSPSITWADGRAAGQATLLRENGLHIYQATGTPIHPMSPLVKLIWMKENNYEPYKNADKFVSIKEFLLYRWFGSTVVDYAIASATGLFDLHKHQWNKDALELAGISEEKLFRPVPPTEVLTGINKDIAMKAGLPFDIPFVIGASDGPLANLGIGAINPGEVAITIGTSGAIRQIVSSPKTDELQQTFCYSFTETHSLIGGPTNNGGIVFRWLRDIFGGNENYASLTALAEKVTPGSEGLIFLPYLNGERAPMWNSRVRGNLHGLSLRHGKEHIIRAGLEGVIYSVYHVGQALERLAGPPAKLLASGGFARSSLWLQMLADVFNQEVEVPISHQSSAWGAAWLALKGIGEVSDLASIKESIPMQGSFTPNGDNHKVYSEMFTVYKELSEGLDEFYS; translated from the coding sequence ATGAGTAAGTCAATCGTTATTGGATTAGATATTGGAACAACTAGTGTAAAAGCCGTTGCTTTTACTAGAAATGGTGTTGCCATCGCAGAACAAGAAGTAGAATACCCGCTCCACACACCACATCCTAGTTGGGCAGAGCAGGACCCTTTAGTCATTGAAAAAGCAACAATTGAGGTCTTTCGCTCTTTGATAGACTCTCATTCCATTGATACATCACAGCTATATGCCATTGGATTATCAAGTGCGATGCACTCACTAATATGTATGGATAAAAACGGTGAACCACTTTCTCCATCAATTACGTGGGCTGATGGAAGAGCTGCTGGGCAGGCTACCCTTTTACGAGAAAATGGCTTGCACATTTACCAGGCAACTGGGACACCTATCCACCCAATGTCCCCGCTAGTTAAGCTGATCTGGATGAAGGAAAATAACTACGAACCTTACAAAAATGCAGATAAGTTTGTTTCAATTAAGGAATTTTTACTGTATCGGTGGTTTGGCAGTACAGTTGTCGACTATGCGATTGCTTCTGCAACTGGTTTATTTGACTTACACAAGCATCAATGGAATAAAGATGCGTTGGAGTTAGCAGGGATATCTGAAGAAAAACTTTTTCGACCAGTCCCTCCTACTGAGGTTTTAACAGGAATTAATAAAGATATCGCTATGAAAGCTGGCTTACCATTTGACATTCCGTTCGTGATCGGTGCAAGTGACGGTCCTTTAGCTAACCTAGGTATTGGTGCAATCAATCCTGGTGAGGTTGCCATTACCATTGGAACGAGTGGAGCCATTCGCCAGATAGTATCCTCTCCTAAAACAGATGAACTGCAGCAAACGTTCTGCTACTCGTTTACAGAAACGCACTCGCTTATTGGTGGACCTACGAATAATGGTGGAATTGTATTTCGTTGGTTAAGGGATATATTTGGTGGGAATGAAAACTATGCCTCGCTTACTGCTTTAGCTGAAAAAGTAACACCTGGTTCTGAAGGTCTCATTTTTCTCCCTTACTTAAATGGTGAAAGAGCACCAATGTGGAATTCTAGAGTGAGAGGCAATTTACATGGGTTATCATTGCGTCATGGTAAGGAGCATATCATTCGCGCTGGGTTAGAGGGTGTTATCTATAGTGTCTATCATGTTGGACAAGCACTCGAGCGACTAGCTGGCCCTCCTGCGAAATTATTAGCAAGTGGAGGCTTTGCTCGCTCTTCACTTTGGCTGCAAATGCTCGCTGATGTCTTTAACCAGGAAGTTGAAGTCCCAATAAGTCACCAAAGCTCTGCATGGGGTGCGGCATGGTTAGCCCTTAAAGGAATTGGTGAGGTTAGTGACTTGGCTTCTATTAAAGAAAGCATTCCGATGCAAGGAAGCTTTACTCCTAATGGCGACAATCATAAGGTATACTCTGAAATGTTTACGGTTTATAAGGAGCTCTCTGAGGGGCTTGATGAATTTTATTCTTGA
- the speD gene encoding adenosylmethionine decarboxylase — MKLTPKQLLELHGFNNLTKSLSFNMFDICYTRTKEERDAYLNYIDEVYNAERLTKILSKVTDIIGANILNIAKQDYEPQGASVTILVSEGPVDEAKTESFEESPGPIPGSVVAQLDKSHITVHTYPESHPDEGISTFRADIDVSTCGEISPLKALNFLIHSFETDVMTIDYRVRGFTRDVTGHKLFIDHEINSIQNYIPDEIQEFYDMIDVNVYQENIFHTKCKLKKFDLDNYLFGYKKDTLSTEEQASITRKIMLEMDEIFYGKNMSGFL; from the coding sequence ATGAAGCTTACTCCTAAGCAGTTACTTGAGTTACATGGTTTTAACAATCTTACTAAGTCATTGAGCTTTAATATGTTTGATATTTGCTATACAAGAACAAAGGAAGAGCGAGATGCCTATTTAAACTATATAGATGAAGTGTACAATGCTGAAAGGCTTACGAAAATTCTTTCTAAAGTAACAGATATTATTGGGGCAAACATCTTAAATATCGCAAAGCAGGATTATGAACCTCAGGGTGCAAGTGTGACAATTCTTGTTTCAGAAGGTCCAGTTGATGAAGCGAAAACGGAATCTTTTGAGGAATCACCGGGTCCAATTCCAGGTTCAGTTGTTGCACAGCTAGATAAGAGTCACATTACTGTCCATACATATCCGGAATCCCACCCGGATGAGGGAATTAGTACGTTCCGTGCTGATATTGATGTTTCAACCTGTGGGGAAATTTCACCACTTAAAGCATTAAATTTCCTCATTCACTCTTTTGAAACAGATGTAATGACAATTGACTACAGAGTTCGAGGCTTTACCCGAGATGTAACAGGTCATAAACTGTTTATTGATCATGAGATTAACTCTATTCAGAATTATATCCCTGATGAAATTCAAGAATTCTATGACATGATTGATGTTAACGTGTATCAGGAGAACATTTTTCATACAAAATGTAAACTTAAGAAATTTGATTTAGATAACTATCTATTTGGCTATAAGAAAGATACGTTATCGACTGAAGAACAAGCGAGTATTACTCGAAAAATTATGCTTGAAATGGACGAGATTTTCTACGGGAAGAATATGAGTGGTTTTTTGTAA
- a CDS encoding MgtC/SapB family protein, which produces MDYILIKKLILSLILGAAVGVEREIKKKPLGIKTTIVISISSCLLTIVSIEAATIYAVPYAAPMDPLRLAAQIVTGVGFLGAGAILRRNNDVISGLTTAAMIWAAAGLGITVGAGFYIEAITATVLMFIAIELLSPLLIKIGPKTLRQKELRLKVEVDKEISLKDMFQHIRDLKINIKRVKIKDSKDTVNRTIDLIITVHKSRFTSDVYEELKGISEILSIEVELLD; this is translated from the coding sequence ATCGACTACATACTAATTAAAAAATTAATCTTATCATTAATACTCGGTGCTGCCGTTGGAGTAGAAAGGGAAATTAAGAAAAAACCATTAGGCATCAAGACCACGATTGTAATTTCTATAAGCTCCTGCTTATTAACGATTGTCTCAATTGAAGCTGCTACCATTTATGCAGTTCCTTATGCTGCTCCAATGGATCCACTAAGACTAGCTGCTCAAATTGTTACAGGGGTAGGTTTTCTAGGTGCAGGTGCAATTTTAAGGCGAAACAATGATGTAATTAGTGGACTAACTACAGCCGCAATGATTTGGGCTGCAGCAGGTCTTGGGATTACGGTGGGGGCAGGTTTCTATATAGAAGCTATCACCGCAACGGTATTGATGTTCATTGCTATCGAACTTTTAAGTCCATTGTTAATAAAGATTGGACCAAAAACGCTTAGACAAAAAGAACTTCGCTTAAAAGTTGAGGTAGATAAAGAAATTTCATTAAAGGATATGTTTCAGCATATAAGAGACTTAAAAATAAACATTAAAAGAGTAAAAATTAAAGATAGCAAAGATACAGTAAACCGAACAATTGATTTAATCATAACCGTCCACAAATCAAGATTTACTTCGGATGTGTACGAAGAATTAAAGGGAATTAGTGAGATTTTATCAATTGAAGTTGAACTATTAGATTAA
- a CDS encoding TRAP transporter large permease encodes MTAAVLFGSFALLLLLSVPIGISIGLATLITIFYSGTLPVEFLAKELVTSVDSFPLMAVPFFILAGEIMGKGGISERLFNVANALVGNRTGGFAIATIVTCMFFAAISGSGPATVAAIGGIMIPAMVRQGYDKKFATAVVAAAGSIGVIIPPSIPMVIYGVTGNTSIGDLFIAGIVPGILVGLSMMVWAYYYSKKKGYKGLAEPTSLKKIWKATWDAKWALLIPVIILGGIYGGYFTPTEAAVIAVVYGLFASMVLYKELKFKELPKVLIDSALTTATVLIIVGTATAFGRFLTIEQIPNKVANAMMSISSEPIIIILLITVLLLFVGMFMDTLAAIIILTPILLPIAIQIGYDPVHFGILMIVNLAIGFFTPPVGVNLFVGSGISGVSMGALSRAVIPFVVAMIITLIFLTFIPQLSLFLVGLGG; translated from the coding sequence ATGACTGCTGCAGTCTTATTTGGTAGTTTTGCACTACTATTACTTTTAAGTGTTCCTATTGGGATTTCAATTGGTTTAGCAACACTTATTACCATCTTTTACTCAGGAACTCTACCGGTTGAATTTTTAGCAAAAGAATTAGTAACATCCGTAGATTCCTTCCCTCTTATGGCAGTTCCATTCTTTATCCTAGCTGGTGAAATCATGGGTAAAGGTGGAATTTCAGAGAGACTATTTAATGTTGCAAATGCACTAGTTGGAAATAGAACAGGTGGATTTGCCATTGCTACAATTGTTACGTGTATGTTCTTCGCGGCCATTTCAGGATCTGGTCCTGCTACGGTTGCTGCAATTGGTGGAATTATGATTCCAGCTATGGTACGTCAAGGATATGATAAAAAGTTTGCAACTGCTGTTGTAGCGGCTGCAGGTTCAATCGGGGTTATTATTCCCCCAAGTATTCCGATGGTTATCTATGGTGTAACAGGTAACACGTCTATCGGAGATTTGTTTATTGCAGGTATCGTTCCTGGTATCTTAGTAGGTCTTTCAATGATGGTTTGGGCTTATTACTATTCGAAGAAAAAAGGCTATAAAGGCCTTGCAGAACCAACTTCACTGAAGAAGATTTGGAAGGCAACATGGGATGCGAAATGGGCATTATTAATTCCGGTTATCATTTTAGGTGGAATTTATGGTGGGTATTTCACACCTACAGAAGCAGCTGTAATTGCTGTTGTTTATGGACTTTTTGCTTCAATGGTATTGTACAAAGAGCTGAAGTTTAAAGAATTACCGAAAGTATTAATTGACTCTGCTTTAACAACTGCTACGGTTTTAATCATTGTTGGAACAGCTACTGCATTTGGTCGTTTCTTAACAATCGAGCAAATTCCAAATAAAGTTGCAAATGCGATGATGTCAATTTCCAGTGAACCAATCATCATCATCTTGTTGATTACTGTACTTTTATTATTCGTTGGAATGTTTATGGATACATTAGCAGCGATTATTATCTTAACACCAATCCTGTTACCAATTGCTATTCAAATTGGTTATGATCCAGTTCACTTTGGTATTTTAATGATTGTAAACCTTGCAATTGGATTCTTCACGCCACCTGTAGGGGTAAACCTCTTTGTTGGATCAGGAATTTCTGGGGTATCGATGGGGGCATTATCACGTGCAGTTATTCCATTCGTAGTTGCAATGATAATCACATTAATTTTCCTAACATTTATTCCACAGCTGTCCTTATTCTTAGTTGGATTAGGCGGTTAA
- the gnd gene encoding decarboxylating 6-phosphogluconate dehydrogenase: MKLGMVGLGKMGYNLVQNLMDHGHEVVAHDVNPEQVHNISAEGAIGANTLEEVVQQLETPRIIWLMVPAGDITESVLSKLEPLLESGDIIIDGGNSNYKDSVRRGKRLSEKGVYFFDCGTSGGVEGARNGVCTMIGGDKEVFKTIEPLFIDIAVENGYFYSGELGSGHYLKMIHNGIEYGMMQAIAEGFDILEKSEFDFDYQGVAKVWNNGSVIRSWLMELTESAFSKDPKLEQIRGIMNSSGEGKWTVETALDLQVPAPVITLSLLMRYRSLEDDTFTGKVVAALRNEFGGHEVVKK, encoded by the coding sequence ATGAAGTTAGGGATGGTTGGTCTTGGTAAGATGGGGTATAACCTCGTTCAAAACCTAATGGACCATGGCCACGAGGTAGTTGCCCATGATGTGAATCCTGAACAGGTACATAACATTTCTGCAGAAGGTGCAATTGGCGCAAATACTTTAGAAGAAGTCGTGCAGCAACTAGAAACCCCTCGAATTATTTGGTTGATGGTACCAGCAGGTGATATTACTGAAAGCGTTCTCTCAAAATTGGAACCGCTTTTAGAGTCTGGTGACATCATTATCGACGGTGGAAATTCTAATTATAAAGATTCCGTCCGTCGGGGAAAAAGGTTGTCTGAGAAAGGTGTTTATTTCTTTGACTGTGGTACAAGTGGTGGTGTAGAGGGTGCTAGAAATGGCGTCTGTACAATGATTGGTGGAGACAAAGAAGTCTTCAAAACGATTGAACCACTGTTTATTGACATCGCAGTTGAAAACGGTTACTTCTATTCAGGTGAGTTAGGTAGCGGTCATTATTTAAAAATGATTCACAATGGAATTGAATATGGAATGATGCAAGCTATTGCAGAAGGCTTCGATATTCTTGAAAAAAGTGAATTTGATTTCGACTACCAAGGAGTAGCAAAGGTTTGGAACAATGGTTCTGTGATTAGATCTTGGTTAATGGAGTTAACTGAAAGCGCATTCTCCAAAGATCCAAAGCTAGAACAAATCAGAGGAATTATGAATTCATCTGGTGAAGGGAAATGGACGGTTGAGACTGCTTTAGACTTACAGGTTCCAGCTCCAGTTATCACTCTTTCTCTATTAATGCGTTATCGTTCCTTAGAGGATGATACCTTTACAGGAAAGGTAGTTGCCGCACTCAGAAATGAGTTTGGTGGGCATGAAGTAGTAAAAAAATAA
- a CDS encoding MurR/RpiR family transcriptional regulator, whose translation MNTQTPYCFTRIRAVYSKLSDKEKMVADYILEHPDKIIHSTISQIAENLEIADATVFRFCKRIGFKGYQAMKIALASEIVSPIKEIHDTITEEDDEATVVQKVFKSNIKTIEDTLQVIDPEQFKKAVCALINARKIEFYGSGGSGAIAMDGHHKFLRSGLLTSCYTDAHLQIMSASQLTEEDVVVCISHSGMSKDIIESLEVAKSRGATTIAITSYSKTPLSKKADITLFTVSEETEFRSEALASRLAQLTIIDALYVNVSVKLKDQMQASLKRMRKAVAVKRV comes from the coding sequence ATGAATACACAAACTCCCTACTGTTTTACTCGTATACGAGCGGTATATTCAAAGCTAAGTGATAAAGAGAAGATGGTTGCTGACTATATTTTAGAACATCCTGACAAAATTATTCATTCAACCATCAGTCAGATTGCTGAGAACTTAGAAATTGCAGACGCAACTGTGTTTCGCTTCTGTAAAAGAATTGGGTTCAAAGGCTATCAAGCTATGAAGATTGCACTAGCATCTGAGATTGTTTCACCTATTAAAGAAATTCACGACACGATTACAGAAGAAGATGATGAAGCTACTGTTGTTCAAAAAGTATTTAAATCGAATATAAAAACGATTGAAGATACATTGCAGGTGATTGATCCTGAGCAATTTAAAAAGGCAGTATGTGCTTTGATTAATGCCAGAAAAATAGAGTTTTACGGCAGTGGTGGATCTGGAGCAATAGCGATGGATGGACACCATAAGTTTTTAAGAAGTGGTTTACTTACAAGCTGTTATACCGATGCTCATCTTCAAATCATGAGTGCCTCGCAATTAACTGAAGAAGATGTTGTCGTATGTATCTCACACTCTGGAATGAGCAAAGATATAATCGAATCGTTAGAAGTGGCAAAAAGTAGAGGTGCAACTACAATTGCCATAACGAGCTATAGTAAGACACCACTTAGTAAAAAAGCGGATATTACACTATTTACCGTATCTGAAGAAACAGAATTCCGTTCCGAGGCCCTCGCCTCTCGACTTGCACAATTAACAATAATTGATGCATTATATGTAAATGTAAGTGTGAAATTAAAGGATCAAATGCAAGCATCATTAAAGAGAATGCGTAAGGCGGTTGCGGTTAAACGCGTGTAA
- a CDS encoding TRAP transporter substrate-binding protein: MKKFLALLLTVFMVFALAACGGGNEGANEGNNEGEGTADTGEVKTIRAGIGLNDAHPQYKGLLKFKEIVEEKTEGQIVVETYHSGQLGDDRTMTEALQLGTQEVVIPSTAPLANFVPEFSVFDFPFLFPSEEVADKVLDGEVGQKFLDKLEPQNLVGLAYWENGFRQVSNSKKPVATAADFKGLKLRTMENDLHLEAFRALGANPTPMAFTELFTAMQQGTVDGQENPFATIYLSKFYEVQDHVSNTNHIYSPFVFLMSKSFFDGLNDEQKQIVQDAAKEAGIYERQLNREANTQYLKDLQEAGMTYTEITPEAHAEMKELVQPVIDKYADKIGKETVQEVYDAIEEASK; this comes from the coding sequence ATGAAAAAGTTTTTAGCTCTTTTGCTAACAGTATTTATGGTATTTGCTCTAGCTGCTTGTGGCGGTGGAAATGAAGGGGCAAACGAAGGTAACAATGAAGGTGAAGGCACAGCTGACACTGGTGAAGTGAAAACAATCCGTGCTGGTATCGGATTAAACGATGCTCACCCACAATATAAAGGTCTTTTAAAATTCAAAGAAATCGTTGAAGAAAAAACAGAAGGTCAAATCGTTGTTGAAACATACCACAGTGGACAACTTGGTGATGACCGTACGATGACTGAAGCATTACAATTAGGTACTCAAGAAGTTGTTATTCCTTCTACAGCACCTTTAGCAAACTTTGTTCCTGAGTTCAGTGTATTCGATTTCCCATTCTTATTCCCAAGCGAAGAAGTAGCTGACAAAGTATTAGATGGTGAAGTTGGTCAAAAATTCTTAGATAAGTTAGAGCCACAAAACCTTGTTGGTTTAGCTTACTGGGAAAATGGTTTCCGTCAAGTTTCAAATAGCAAAAAACCAGTTGCAACTGCAGCTGATTTCAAAGGCTTAAAGTTACGTACAATGGAAAATGACTTACACTTAGAAGCTTTCCGCGCTCTAGGTGCTAACCCAACTCCAATGGCGTTCACTGAGTTATTTACTGCAATGCAACAAGGTACTGTTGATGGACAAGAAAATCCTTTTGCTACAATCTATCTGTCAAAATTCTATGAAGTACAAGATCATGTTTCAAATACAAATCATATTTACAGCCCATTCGTTTTCTTAATGAGCAAATCGTTCTTTGATGGTTTAAATGATGAGCAAAAACAAATCGTTCAAGATGCAGCTAAAGAAGCTGGTATATACGAGCGTCAATTAAACCGTGAAGCTAACACTCAGTACCTTAAAGATCTTCAAGAAGCTGGCATGACGTACACTGAAATTACTCCAGAAGCTCATGCTGAAATGAAAGAATTAGTACAACCAGTTATTGACAAGTATGCAGATAAAATCGGTAAAGAAACAGTTCAAGAAGTATACGATGCGATTGAAGAGGCATCTAAGTAA
- a CDS encoding TRAP transporter small permease — protein sequence MKIIRWFDRHIEEVGLVLFSSIMVTVIFVQVIARLLDSSLSWSEELARYCFIWMVYLGISYGVKKNRHIQVDVLLLLLKERGKIILNIIATLLFMVFALFVIRYGFDIASKLLSFGQTSPALQIPMGIVYMATPIGMGLTLIRLIQNLVAYIKALLGKGEVDNRTEAERIKDSVLE from the coding sequence ATGAAAATCATTCGATGGTTTGATCGACATATTGAGGAAGTAGGTCTTGTTCTATTTTCATCAATCATGGTAACAGTTATTTTTGTTCAAGTTATTGCGAGGCTTTTGGATAGTTCCCTTTCATGGTCTGAAGAGTTAGCAAGATATTGCTTTATCTGGATGGTTTATTTAGGAATTAGTTATGGTGTGAAGAAAAACCGTCACATCCAAGTCGATGTCCTGCTACTTTTACTTAAAGAAAGAGGAAAAATCATTTTAAATATCATAGCAACCCTGCTATTTATGGTTTTTGCACTATTTGTGATTAGATACGGATTTGACATTGCTTCAAAATTATTATCATTTGGTCAAACATCTCCAGCCTTACAAATTCCAATGGGGATCGTTTATATGGCTACTCCAATCGGTATGGGGTTAACGCTTATTCGTCTTATTCAAAACCTTGTAGCTTATATTAAAGCCCTACTAGGAAAAGGAGAAGTAGATAATCGTACTGAAGCTGAAAGAATTAAGGATAGTGTCCTTGAATAA
- the wrbA gene encoding NAD(P)H:quinone oxidoreductase has protein sequence MTNVNLAVIYYSSTGTNYQLSQWAAEGAKEAGAEVKVLKVPELAPQEAIDSNPAWKAHLEATKDVPEVKLDDLEWADAIIISVPTRFGNMPGQMKQFLDTTGGLWYNGKLMNKVVSSMSSAQNPHGGQEATILALNNTFYHWGAIIAGPGYTDPVMFAAGGNPYGTSVTVNQDGKIIEDAEAAVKHQAKRTVTIAEWVKKGQQ, from the coding sequence ATGACAAATGTAAATTTAGCAGTTATTTATTATAGTTCGACAGGAACAAACTATCAGTTATCACAGTGGGCTGCTGAGGGTGCTAAAGAAGCAGGTGCTGAAGTAAAGGTTTTAAAGGTACCAGAATTAGCTCCTCAAGAGGCTATTGATTCTAACCCGGCTTGGAAGGCTCATTTAGAGGCTACTAAGGATGTGCCAGAGGTAAAGTTAGACGATCTCGAGTGGGCTGACGCAATTATTATAAGTGTACCAACGAGGTTTGGTAATATGCCAGGGCAAATGAAGCAGTTCTTAGATACAACTGGAGGACTTTGGTATAATGGAAAACTAATGAACAAAGTAGTTAGTTCAATGTCTTCAGCGCAAAATCCACATGGTGGACAAGAAGCTACAATTCTAGCGCTTAACAATACGTTTTATCACTGGGGTGCTATTATCGCAGGTCCTGGATACACTGATCCAGTTATGTTCGCCGCGGGTGGTAATCCCTACGGAACCAGCGTTACAGTGAATCAAGATGGAAAAATAATTGAGGATGCCGAGGCAGCGGTTAAACATCAAGCAAAGCGTACAGTTACAATTGCTGAATGGGTGAAAAAAGGCCAACAATAA
- the eda gene encoding bifunctional 4-hydroxy-2-oxoglutarate aldolase/2-dehydro-3-deoxy-phosphogluconate aldolase produces the protein MKKWENLIRLKESGLVAVIRRPKESQIHGIAEALVNGGVGALEITLDTPGALRMIETLKETFGDKVLVGAGTVLDAISAKSAIDAGADFVFSPTFDVETIQITNRYGKISIPGVMTPTEVVGAYSAGADLLKVFPGDSLGIDYIKNLKGPLPHIPMMPTGGVSLENVEAFIKSGAIAVGAGGTLLDKKAIEEERYEVLTQLAEQFITKIQNARQSLS, from the coding sequence ATGAAAAAGTGGGAAAATCTTATTCGTTTGAAGGAATCTGGTCTAGTAGCCGTTATACGAAGACCAAAGGAATCACAAATTCATGGAATTGCTGAAGCACTTGTAAATGGTGGAGTAGGAGCATTAGAAATCACGCTTGATACACCTGGAGCTTTACGTATGATTGAAACCTTAAAAGAAACATTTGGTGATAAGGTGTTAGTTGGAGCTGGAACCGTGCTAGATGCTATTTCAGCAAAATCGGCAATTGATGCTGGGGCTGACTTTGTTTTTTCACCAACATTTGATGTAGAAACCATTCAAATCACTAATCGTTATGGAAAAATCTCAATTCCTGGAGTCATGACACCAACTGAAGTTGTTGGGGCATATTCAGCTGGTGCTGATTTACTGAAAGTCTTCCCTGGTGACTCACTAGGTATTGATTACATAAAAAATCTCAAAGGACCACTTCCACATATTCCAATGATGCCAACAGGTGGTGTTAGCTTAGAGAATGTGGAAGCTTTTATTAAGAGTGGGGCAATCGCAGTAGGAGCTGGTGGAACACTTTTAGACAAAAAGGCAATTGAAGAAGAACGCTATGAGGTGTTAACTCAACTTGCAGAGCAATTTATCACTAAAATTCAAAATGCTCGCCAAAGCTTATCATAA